Proteins from a genomic interval of Pseudomonas silesiensis:
- a CDS encoding response regulator: MNDLQLDGFKTDENAAMVLLVDDQAMIGEAVRRGLSNEENIDFHFCADPHQAIAQAIRIKPTVILQDLVMPGLDGLSLVREYRNHPATKDIPIIVLSTKEDPLIKSAAFAAGANDYLVKLPDNIELVARIRYHSRSYMTLLQRDAAYRALRVSQQQLLDTNLVLQRLMNSDGLTGLSNRRHFDEYLELEWRRSLRDQSQLSLLMIDVDYFKSYNDSFGHLDGDEALRKVATAIRDASARPSDLPARYGGEEFALVLPNTSPGGARLVAEKLRQSVAALKIPHISPVEGSSLTISIGLSTMTPKQGGDCRQLILAADKGLYLAKNNGRNQVGIE, translated from the coding sequence ATGAATGACTTACAGCTCGACGGCTTCAAAACCGACGAAAACGCCGCCATGGTGTTGTTGGTGGACGATCAGGCGATGATCGGCGAAGCCGTGCGCCGTGGCTTGTCGAATGAAGAAAATATCGACTTTCACTTTTGCGCCGATCCGCACCAGGCTATCGCCCAGGCGATTCGCATCAAGCCGACGGTGATCCTGCAGGACCTGGTGATGCCCGGTCTCGATGGCCTGAGCCTGGTGCGCGAATACCGCAATCACCCGGCAACCAAGGACATACCGATCATTGTCCTGTCGACCAAGGAAGACCCGCTGATCAAGAGCGCGGCCTTTGCGGCCGGGGCCAACGATTACCTGGTCAAGCTGCCGGACAATATCGAGCTGGTCGCGCGCATCCGCTATCACTCCCGTTCCTACATGACCCTGCTGCAGCGCGACGCGGCGTACCGGGCGCTGCGGGTCAGCCAGCAGCAGTTGCTCGACACCAACCTGGTGCTGCAACGATTGATGAACTCCGACGGCCTGACCGGGCTGTCGAACCGCCGGCATTTCGATGAATACCTGGAACTGGAGTGGCGACGCTCGCTGCGCGACCAGAGTCAACTGTCGTTGCTGATGATCGATGTCGACTACTTCAAATCCTACAACGACAGCTTCGGCCACCTGGACGGCGATGAAGCCCTGCGCAAGGTCGCCACGGCGATCCGTGACGCCAGCGCCCGACCGTCGGACCTGCCGGCCCGTTACGGCGGCGAAGAGTTCGCCCTGGTCCTGCCCAACACATCGCCGGGCGGCGCGCGGCTGGTGGCGGAAAAACTCCGCCAGTCGGTGGCGGCACTGAAGATTCCGCACATTTCCCCTGTCGAAGGTTCGAGCCTGACCATCAGCATCGGCCTGTCGACCATGACCCCAAAGCAGGGCGGCGACTGCCGTCAATTGATCCTGGCGGCGGACAAGGGGCTGTACCTGGCGAAGAACAATGGGCGTAATCAGGTGGGGATTGAATAA
- the prfB gene encoding peptide chain release factor 2 (programmed frameshift), producing MEINPILNSIKDLSERSETIRGYLDYDQKHERLTEVNRELEDPSVWNNPSYAQELGRERSLLAQIVETLDEMHSGLADAKDLLLMSAEEEDQAAVDDVAAEVERLRESLEKLEFRRMFSGEMDANNAYLDIQAGSGGTEAQDWANILLRMYLRWADKRGFDATIMELSAGEVAGIKGATVHIKGEYAFGWLRTEIGVHRLVRKSPFDSGNRRHTSFSAVFVSPEIDDNIEIDINPSDLRIDTYRSSGAGGQHVNTTDSAVRITHVPSNTVVSCQNERSQHANKDTAMKMLRARLYEQEVQKRNAASQALEDTKSDIGWGHQIRSYVLDASRIKDLRTNIERSDCDKVLDGDIDDYLIASLKQGL from the exons ATGGAAATCAACCCGATCCTTAACAGTATCAAGGACCTGTCCGAGCGCTCCGAAACTATTCGGGGGTATCTT GACTACGATCAAAAGCATGAGCGTCTGACTGAAGTCAATCGCGAGCTTGAAGATCCGTCTGTCTGGAACAACCCGTCGTACGCTCAGGAACTGGGCCGCGAGCGCTCCCTGCTGGCTCAGATCGTCGAAACCCTCGACGAAATGCACAGTGGCCTGGCCGATGCCAAGGACCTGTTGCTGATGTCCGCCGAAGAAGAAGACCAGGCCGCCGTCGATGACGTCGCTGCCGAAGTCGAGCGTCTGCGCGAGTCCCTGGAAAAACTCGAATTCCGTCGCATGTTCAGCGGCGAGATGGATGCCAACAACGCCTATCTGGACATCCAGGCCGGCTCCGGCGGTACCGAGGCCCAGGACTGGGCCAACATCCTGCTGCGCATGTACCTGCGCTGGGCCGACAAGCGCGGCTTCGACGCGACCATCATGGAGCTGTCCGCCGGTGAAGTTGCCGGGATCAAGGGCGCTACCGTGCACATCAAGGGCGAATACGCCTTTGGCTGGCTGCGCACCGAAATCGGTGTGCACCGTCTGGTGCGCAAGAGCCCGTTCGACTCCGGCAACCGTCGCCACACCTCGTTCTCGGCCGTGTTCGTATCGCCGGAAATCGATGACAACATCGAAATCGACATCAACCCGTCGGACCTGCGCATCGATACCTACCGCTCCTCCGGCGCCGGTGGTCAGCACGTAAACACCACCGACTCGGCCGTACGTATCACCCACGTACCGTCCAACACCGTGGTCAGCTGCCAGAACGAACGTTCCCAGCACGCCAACAAAGACACCGCGATGAAAATGTTGCGGGCGCGCTTGTACGAGCAGGAAGTGCAGAAACGCAACGCGGCCTCGCAAGCCCTGGAAGACACCAAGTCGGACATCGGCTGGGGTCACCAGATTCGCTCCTACGTACTCGATGCGTCGCGGATCAAGGATTTGCGCACCAACATCGAACGCAGCGACTGTGACAAGGTGCTCGACGGCGACATCGACGACTACCTGATAGCCAGCTTGAAACAAGGGCTGTAA
- the lysS gene encoding lysine--tRNA ligase, whose translation MSDLEIDQALQQEENSLIALRKEKLAAERAKGNAFPNDFRRDNYCEDLQKQYVDKTKEELAEAAIPVKVAGRIMLNRGSFMVIQDMTGRIQVYVNRKTLSEETLASVKTWDMGDIIAAEGTLARSGKGDLYVEMTHVRLLTKSLRPLPDKHHGLTDTEQRYRQRYVDLIVNEEVRQTFRVRSQVIAHIRSFLMQRDFLEVETPMLQTIPGGAAAKPFETHHNALDMEMFLRIAPELYLKRLVVGGFEKVFEINRNFRNEGVSTRHNPEFTMLEFYQAYADYEDNMDLTEELFRELAQLVLGSTDVPYGDKVFHFGEPFVRLSVFDSILKYNPELTADDLNDIDKARAIAKKAGAKVLGFEGLGKLQVMIFEELVEHKLEQPHFITQYPFEVSPLARRNDENPNVTDRFELFIGGREIANAYSELNDAEDQAERFMAQVADKDAGDDEAMHYDADFVRALEYGMPPTAGEGIGIDRLVMLLTNSPSIRDVILFPHMRPQA comes from the coding sequence ATGAGCGACCTAGAAATCGACCAGGCCCTGCAACAGGAAGAAAACTCCCTGATCGCCCTGCGCAAGGAAAAGCTGGCTGCCGAGCGTGCCAAGGGCAATGCCTTCCCGAACGACTTCCGCCGCGACAACTACTGCGAAGACTTGCAGAAGCAATACGTGGACAAGACCAAGGAAGAGCTGGCTGAGGCTGCAATCCCGGTCAAGGTTGCCGGTCGCATCATGCTCAACCGTGGCTCGTTCATGGTGATCCAGGACATGACCGGTCGCATCCAGGTTTACGTCAACCGTAAAACCCTGTCGGAAGAAACCCTGGCCTCGGTGAAAACCTGGGACATGGGCGACATCATCGCCGCTGAAGGTACCCTGGCCCGCTCCGGCAAAGGCGACCTGTACGTCGAAATGACCCACGTGCGCCTGCTGACCAAATCCCTGCGTCCGCTGCCGGACAAGCACCACGGCCTGACCGACACCGAGCAGCGCTATCGCCAGCGTTACGTTGACCTGATCGTCAACGAAGAGGTGCGCCAGACCTTCCGCGTGCGTTCGCAAGTGATTGCGCACATCCGCAGCTTCCTGATGCAGCGTGACTTCCTCGAAGTCGAAACCCCGATGCTGCAGACCATTCCGGGTGGCGCGGCGGCCAAGCCTTTCGAAACTCACCACAACGCCCTGGACATGGAAATGTTCCTGCGTATCGCGCCGGAGCTGTACCTCAAGCGCCTGGTTGTCGGTGGTTTCGAGAAGGTGTTCGAGATCAACCGCAACTTCCGCAACGAAGGTGTTTCGACTCGTCACAACCCTGAATTCACCATGTTGGAGTTCTACCAGGCCTACGCCGACTACGAAGACAACATGGACCTGACCGAAGAACTGTTCCGCGAGCTGGCGCAGCTGGTCCTGGGCAGCACCGACGTGCCTTACGGCGACAAAGTGTTCCACTTCGGCGAACCCTTCGTGCGCCTGTCGGTGTTCGACTCGATCCTCAAGTACAACCCTGAGTTGACCGCTGACGACCTGAACGACATCGACAAGGCCCGCGCCATCGCCAAGAAGGCCGGCGCCAAGGTGCTGGGCTTCGAAGGTCTGGGCAAGCTGCAGGTGATGATTTTCGAAGAGTTGGTCGAGCACAAGCTGGAGCAGCCGCACTTCATCACCCAGTACCCGTTCGAAGTGTCGCCGCTGGCTCGTCGTAACGACGAGAACCCGAACGTCACCGACCGCTTCGAGTTGTTCATCGGTGGTCGTGAAATCGCCAACGCCTACTCCGAGTTGAACGACGCGGAAGACCAGGCCGAGCGTTTCATGGCCCAGGTGGCCGACAAGGATGCGGGCGACGACGAAGCCATGCATTACGACGCCGACTTCGTTCGCGCGCTGGAGTACGGCATGCCGCCAACGGCCGGTGAAGGCATCGGCATCGACCGCCTGGTGATGCTGCTGACCAACTCCCCGTCGATCCGCGACGTGATCCTGTTCCCGCACATGCGGCCGCAAGCGTAA
- a CDS encoding TetR/AcrR family transcriptional regulator, protein MNRAMAQEGAAGIATAVAESVQYQGRKASRQGSEQRRQDILDAAMRIVVRDGVRAVRHRAVAAEAGVPLSATTYYFKDIDDLLTDTFAQYVERSAAFMAKLWANNEGLLREMVAYGDGSAESRSQLADDIARLTSDYVHRQLQNRREHLMAEQAFRQEALLNPRLAQLVRSHQQILLQGTCHFFEVLGSREPQQDAKVLTAIIGRMEYQGLLNDAEPAAEAEMLGILTRYMHLVLASV, encoded by the coding sequence GTGAACCGTGCAATGGCTCAAGAGGGTGCAGCGGGTATCGCCACTGCGGTCGCTGAAAGTGTTCAGTACCAGGGTCGCAAGGCCAGCCGACAGGGCAGCGAGCAGCGTCGACAGGACATTCTCGATGCGGCGATGCGCATTGTCGTGCGCGATGGCGTGCGGGCCGTAAGGCACCGTGCGGTGGCGGCCGAGGCCGGTGTGCCGCTGTCGGCCACCACTTACTATTTCAAGGATATCGATGACCTGCTCACCGATACCTTTGCCCAATACGTGGAGCGCAGCGCGGCATTCATGGCCAAGTTGTGGGCCAACAATGAAGGTCTGCTGCGGGAGATGGTCGCCTACGGCGATGGCAGTGCCGAGTCCCGCTCGCAACTGGCAGACGACATTGCGCGGCTGACGTCCGACTATGTTCACCGTCAATTGCAGAACCGTCGCGAACACTTGATGGCCGAGCAGGCATTCCGCCAGGAGGCGCTGTTGAACCCGCGCCTGGCGCAGCTGGTGCGCTCGCACCAGCAAATCCTGCTGCAGGGCACCTGCCACTTTTTCGAAGTATTGGGTTCCCGCGAGCCACAACAGGATGCCAAAGTGTTGACGGCGATTATCGGACGGATGGAATATCAGGGCCTGCTCAACGACGCCGAGCCTGCCGCCGAAGCCGAAATGCTCGGAATCCTCACACGCTACATGCACCTGGTATTGGCGTCGGTTTAA
- a CDS encoding flavohemoglobin expression-modulating QEGLA motif protein, giving the protein MDDYQQSIRILSDRIVLAQTPIRVLDAVKWDDTIRKGFLKAKGKEMPAVDRDYYLNRPLAFDSSKVKLEFQNIERDITRQLGQFNPVGQIMRRMCKEYRMVVRMLEARGTEDFGLISQELYGAASDAFHAGDPTLSDLGLMLSDYLNNIDGRGDLKDEPKLLTAKDAVDLLQTRLSKVFGEAEDTIRVFESDGIVADAAAGADYIKIRTDAMFNERDVRALEVHEGLVHVGTTLNGLNQPICTFLSKGPPSSTVTQEGLAILMEIITFASYPSRLRKLTNRTRAIHMVEEGADFLQIFEFFREQGFEMAESYGNASRVFRGSVPTGLPFTKDLSYLKGFIMVYNYIQLAVRKGKLEQIPLLFCGKTTLEDMRTLRQLVDEGLVVPPKYLPEQFRDMNALSAWMCFSNFLNHLSLDRIEADYSNIL; this is encoded by the coding sequence GTGGACGATTACCAGCAGTCGATACGCATTTTATCCGATCGCATTGTGCTGGCGCAGACGCCCATTCGCGTCCTCGATGCGGTGAAGTGGGACGACACCATTCGCAAGGGTTTCCTCAAGGCCAAGGGCAAGGAAATGCCGGCGGTGGACCGCGATTATTACTTGAACCGGCCGCTGGCCTTCGACTCCAGCAAAGTGAAGCTGGAATTTCAGAACATCGAGCGCGACATCACCCGTCAGCTCGGCCAGTTCAACCCGGTTGGCCAGATCATGCGCCGCATGTGCAAGGAATACCGCATGGTGGTGCGCATGCTCGAAGCGCGTGGCACCGAGGATTTCGGCCTGATTTCCCAGGAACTGTACGGCGCCGCGTCCGATGCGTTCCACGCGGGTGACCCGACCCTGTCCGACCTGGGCCTGATGCTTTCCGATTACCTGAACAACATCGACGGCCGCGGCGACCTGAAGGACGAGCCGAAGCTCCTCACCGCCAAGGACGCCGTGGATTTATTGCAAACCCGGTTGAGCAAGGTATTTGGCGAGGCCGAGGACACCATTCGGGTGTTCGAGTCCGACGGTATCGTGGCCGATGCGGCGGCCGGCGCCGACTACATCAAGATCCGCACCGATGCGATGTTCAACGAGCGTGACGTGCGCGCCCTGGAAGTCCACGAAGGGCTGGTGCATGTGGGCACCACGCTCAATGGCTTGAACCAGCCGATCTGCACCTTCCTGTCCAAGGGGCCGCCTTCATCGACCGTGACCCAGGAAGGCCTGGCGATCCTGATGGAAATCATCACCTTCGCCTCCTACCCCAGTCGCCTGCGCAAACTCACCAATCGCACCCGCGCCATTCATATGGTGGAGGAGGGTGCCGACTTCCTGCAGATCTTCGAGTTCTTCCGCGAGCAGGGGTTCGAAATGGCCGAGAGTTATGGCAACGCCAGTCGCGTATTCCGGGGTTCGGTGCCGACCGGCCTGCCATTTACCAAAGACTTGTCCTACCTCAAGGGCTTTATCATGGTCTACAACTACATTCAGTTGGCCGTGCGTAAAGGCAAGCTGGAGCAGATACCGCTGTTGTTTTGCGGCAAGACCACGCTGGAAGACATGCGTACCCTGCGCCAGTTGGTGGATGAAGGCCTGGTCGTACCGCCCAAGTACCTGCCGGAACAGTTCCGTGACATGAACGCGCTGTCGGCGTGGATGTGCTTCTCCAACTTCCTCAATCACCTGAGCCTGGACCGGATCGAGGCGGATTACTCCAATATCCTCTAA
- a CDS encoding alpha/beta hydrolase, with the protein MRILGFICLLLTLSGCSSLLFYPEPGQLFTPEKAKLEFRDVTLTTADDVRLHGWWLPAKTGVEVKGTVLHLHGNGGNLPMHLGGSWWLPKQGYQVLLVDYRGYGLSEGEPSLPAIYQDIDAAFKWLDQAPEVRGKPLILLGQSLGGSMAVHYLVQHPERQKQLKAVVLDGVPASYRSVGRFALSNSWLFWPFQVPLSWLVPDGDSAIHSMAQLNGVPKLIYHSIDDPIVPLSNGIRLYQAAPPPRVLQLTRGGHVQTFADPVWRKVMLRYLDDPQHFNGLRRLGETPNYPAAPNSEDEPPESPQ; encoded by the coding sequence ATGAGAATCCTCGGCTTCATCTGCCTTCTCCTGACCTTGAGCGGTTGCAGCTCCCTGCTGTTCTACCCCGAGCCAGGCCAGCTGTTCACTCCGGAAAAAGCCAAACTCGAATTCCGCGACGTCACCCTGACCACCGCTGACGACGTCAGGCTGCACGGCTGGTGGCTGCCAGCGAAAACAGGCGTCGAGGTCAAGGGCACGGTGCTGCACCTGCATGGCAACGGCGGCAATCTGCCCATGCACCTTGGGGGCAGTTGGTGGCTGCCGAAGCAGGGCTATCAAGTACTGCTGGTGGACTATCGCGGTTACGGCCTGTCCGAAGGTGAGCCGTCGCTACCGGCGATCTACCAGGACATCGATGCCGCGTTCAAATGGCTCGACCAGGCCCCCGAGGTCCGGGGCAAGCCGCTGATCCTGCTGGGCCAGAGCCTTGGCGGTTCGATGGCCGTGCATTACCTGGTCCAGCACCCCGAACGCCAGAAACAACTCAAGGCCGTGGTCCTCGATGGCGTGCCCGCCAGTTACCGCAGCGTCGGCCGGTTCGCCCTGAGCAACTCATGGTTGTTCTGGCCGTTCCAGGTGCCGCTGTCGTGGCTGGTGCCGGACGGCGACAGCGCCATCCACTCGATGGCACAGCTCAATGGTGTACCGAAATTGATCTACCACAGCATCGACGATCCGATCGTGCCTCTTTCCAACGGCATCCGTCTGTATCAAGCTGCGCCGCCGCCCCGGGTGCTGCAACTGACCCGAGGTGGACATGTGCAGACGTTCGCCGACCCGGTCTGGCGCAAAGTCATGCTGCGCTACCTCGACGATCCGCAGCATTTCAACGGCCTGCGCCGCCTGGGCGAGACACCGAATTACCCGGCAGCCCCGAATTCCGAAGATGAACCACCAGAGAGTCCGCAATGA
- a CDS encoding OmpA family protein produces the protein MRKQLMIPALLAASVALAACSTPPNANLEQARTNYSGLQANPQASKVAALETKDASDYLDKADKAYMDKEDQAKVDQLAYLTNQRVEVAKQTIALRTAEANLKNASAQRAQARLDARDQQIKQLQDSLNAKQTDRGTLVTFGDVLFATDRADLKSSGLVNINKLAQFLQENPDRKAIVEGYTDSTGTASHNQSLSERRAGSVRMALVKMGVDPARIVAQGYGKEYPVAENGSVSGRAMNRRVEVTISNDNQPVIPRSAVSSN, from the coding sequence ATGCGTAAACAATTGATGATCCCTGCCCTGCTGGCTGCAAGTGTTGCACTGGCTGCCTGCTCCACGCCGCCCAACGCTAACCTGGAACAGGCCCGCACCAACTACAGCGGCCTGCAAGCCAACCCGCAAGCGAGCAAAGTGGCGGCACTGGAAACCAAAGACGCCAGCGACTATCTGGACAAGGCTGACAAGGCCTACATGGACAAGGAAGACCAGGCCAAGGTCGACCAGCTTGCCTATTTGACCAACCAGCGTGTCGAAGTAGCGAAGCAGACCATCGCCCTGCGCACCGCTGAAGCCAACCTGAAAAACGCTTCTGCGCAACGTGCCCAGGCCCGCCTGGATGCCCGCGACCAGCAGATCAAACAGCTGCAGGACAGCCTGAACGCCAAACAGACCGATCGCGGCACCCTGGTGACCTTCGGTGATGTGCTGTTCGCCACCGATCGGGCTGACCTGAAATCCAGCGGCCTGGTCAACATCAACAAACTGGCGCAGTTCCTTCAGGAAAACCCGGACCGTAAAGCGATTGTCGAAGGTTACACCGACAGCACCGGCACGGCTTCGCACAACCAGTCGCTGTCCGAGCGCCGCGCCGGTTCCGTGCGCATGGCCTTGGTGAAAATGGGCGTTGATCCAGCGCGCATCGTTGCCCAGGGTTATGGCAAGGAATACCCGGTCGCTGAAAACGGCAGCGTGTCGGGTCGTGCAATGAACCGTCGGGTGGAAGTGACCATTTCCAACGACAACCAGCCGGTGATCCCGCGTTCGGCGGTCAGCTCGAACTAA
- a CDS encoding DUF4398 domain-containing protein — protein MELKTMKTRTAQSPSTPLRRLKLAALAIGSSLVLAGCAGNPPTEQFAVTESAVNGAVSAGGTEFAAVEMKSAQDKLKQAEIAMHDKKYDEAKILAEQAEWDARVAERKAQAMKADQAVKDSQKGVQEMRQESQRTVQ, from the coding sequence ATGGAGTTGAAGACCATGAAGACCCGAACTGCCCAATCCCCGTCTACCCCCCTGCGCAGGCTGAAACTGGCCGCACTGGCGATCGGCAGCAGCCTGGTCCTGGCCGGTTGCGCCGGTAACCCGCCGACCGAACAATTTGCCGTAACCGAATCCGCCGTGAATGGTGCAGTCAGTGCTGGCGGTACCGAATTCGCCGCCGTGGAAATGAAGTCCGCCCAGGACAAGCTCAAGCAAGCCGAAATCGCCATGCACGACAAAAAGTATGACGAGGCCAAGATCCTGGCCGAACAGGCCGAGTGGGACGCTCGCGTAGCAGAGCGCAAAGCCCAGGCGATGAAAGCCGATCAGGCTGTGAAGGACTCTCAGAAAGGGGTTCAGGAAATGCGTCAGGAAAGCCAGCGCACCGTGCAATAA
- the ppc gene encoding phosphoenolpyruvate carboxylase, giving the protein MTDIDARLREDVHLLGELLGNTIREQYGDGFLDKIEQIRKGAKADRRGSMDAELSASLDQLSEDELLPVARAFNQFLNLANIAEQYQLIHRREESQPAPFEARVLPELLARLRAEGHGAESLARQLGRLEIELVLTAHPTEVARRTLIQKYDAIAAQLAAQDHRDLTSAEREQIHAKLQRLIAEAWHTEEIRRTRPTPVDEAKWGFAVIEHSLWQAIPNYLRKADQALQAATGLHLPLEAAPIRFASWMGGDRDGNPNVTAAVTREVLLLARWMAADLYVRDVDHLAAELSMQQASDALKAKAGDSAEPYRAVLKQLRERLRATRNWAHASLTATTPAPANVLQNNRELLDPLELCYHSLHECGMGVIADGPLLDCLRRAVTFGLFLVRLDVRQDSTRHSAAMTEITDYLGLGRYEDWSEEERIAFLMRELSNRRPLLPAYFKPSADTAEVLATCREIASAPGDSLGSYVISMAGAASDVLAVQLLLKEAGVLRPMRVVPLFETLADLDNAGPVIEKLLLLPGYRARLQGPQEVMIGYSDSAKDAGTTAAAWAQYRAQERLVDICREQQVELLLFHGRGGTVGRGGGPAHAAILSQPPGSVAGRFRTTEQGEMIRFKFGLPDIAEQNLNLYLAAVLEATLLPPPPPTPEWRHLMDELAADGVRAYRAVVRENPQFVEYFRQSTPEQELGRLPLGSRPAKRRAGGIESLRAIPWIFGWTQTRLMLPAWLGWEAALSKALERGEGELLGQMREQWPFFRTRIDMLEMVLAKADSDIARSYDERLVEPDLLPLGAHLRDLLSQACSVVLGLTGQSQLLAHSPATLEFIRLRNTYLDPLHLLQAELLARSRQQEVAQDSPVEQALLVSVAGIAAGLRNTG; this is encoded by the coding sequence ATGACCGATATCGATGCACGCTTGCGCGAGGACGTTCACCTGTTGGGTGAACTGTTGGGCAACACCATTCGTGAACAGTACGGGGACGGCTTTCTCGATAAGATCGAGCAGATCCGCAAGGGCGCCAAGGCCGACCGTCGCGGGTCGATGGATGCCGAGCTGAGCGCGAGCCTCGACCAATTGAGCGAAGACGAATTGCTTCCGGTCGCGCGGGCGTTCAACCAGTTTCTCAACCTGGCCAATATCGCCGAGCAATATCAGCTGATTCACCGTCGCGAAGAATCGCAGCCCGCACCGTTCGAAGCGCGGGTGCTGCCGGAGCTGCTGGCGCGTCTGCGCGCCGAAGGTCATGGCGCCGAATCCCTGGCCCGACAGCTGGGCCGGCTGGAGATCGAACTGGTCCTCACGGCTCACCCGACCGAAGTGGCGCGGCGCACGCTGATCCAGAAATACGACGCCATCGCCGCGCAACTGGCCGCCCAGGACCATCGCGACCTGACCAGTGCCGAGCGCGAGCAGATCCACGCGAAGTTGCAGCGCCTGATCGCCGAAGCCTGGCACACCGAAGAAATCCGCCGCACCCGACCGACACCCGTGGATGAGGCCAAGTGGGGCTTCGCGGTGATCGAACATTCGCTGTGGCAGGCGATTCCCAATTATTTGCGCAAGGCGGACCAGGCCCTGCAGGCTGCCACCGGCCTGCACCTGCCGCTGGAGGCGGCGCCGATCCGCTTTGCCTCGTGGATGGGCGGCGACCGGGACGGCAACCCCAATGTGACCGCTGCCGTGACCCGTGAAGTCCTGCTACTGGCGCGCTGGATGGCCGCTGACTTGTACGTGCGCGATGTCGATCACCTGGCTGCCGAGTTGTCGATGCAGCAAGCCAGCGATGCCCTCAAAGCCAAAGCCGGGGACAGCGCCGAACCTTATCGCGCCGTGCTCAAACAGCTGCGCGAACGCCTGCGCGCCACCCGTAACTGGGCCCACGCGTCCTTGACCGCGACCACGCCGGCACCGGCCAATGTACTGCAAAACAACCGCGAACTGCTCGATCCGCTGGAGCTGTGCTACCACTCGCTGCACGAATGCGGCATGGGTGTGATCGCCGACGGCCCGTTGCTCGACTGTTTGCGCCGGGCCGTGACCTTCGGCCTGTTCCTGGTGCGCCTGGATGTGCGTCAGGACTCGACCCGACACTCGGCGGCGATGACCGAAATCACAGACTACCTCGGTCTCGGTCGCTACGAAGACTGGAGCGAGGAAGAGCGCATCGCTTTCCTGATGCGCGAACTCAGCAATCGTCGACCGTTGCTGCCGGCGTACTTCAAGCCGTCCGCCGACACCGCCGAAGTGCTGGCGACCTGCCGGGAAATCGCCTCGGCACCCGGGGACTCACTCGGCTCCTATGTGATTTCCATGGCGGGTGCCGCTTCCGACGTGCTGGCGGTGCAGCTGCTGCTCAAGGAGGCCGGCGTATTGCGGCCAATGCGTGTCGTGCCCTTGTTCGAAACCCTCGCCGACCTCGATAACGCCGGCCCGGTCATTGAAAAGCTGTTGCTGCTGCCGGGCTACCGCGCGCGCCTGCAAGGGCCGCAGGAAGTGATGATCGGGTATTCCGACTCGGCCAAGGACGCCGGCACCACGGCGGCGGCCTGGGCGCAGTATCGGGCGCAGGAGCGTCTGGTCGATATCTGCCGCGAGCAGCAAGTGGAGCTGCTGTTATTCCACGGTCGCGGCGGCACCGTGGGGCGCGGTGGCGGTCCGGCTCACGCGGCGATCCTGTCGCAGCCGCCAGGTTCGGTGGCGGGGCGTTTCCGCACCACCGAGCAGGGGGAAATGATTCGTTTCAAATTTGGCCTGCCGGACATCGCCGAGCAGAACCTCAACCTGTACCTGGCCGCCGTGCTGGAAGCGACCTTGCTGCCGCCGCCACCCCCGACACCCGAGTGGCGGCACTTGATGGACGAACTGGCCGCCGATGGCGTCCGGGCCTACCGCGCCGTGGTGCGGGAGAATCCGCAGTTCGTCGAGTATTTCCGCCAGTCCACCCCGGAACAGGAGCTGGGGCGCTTGCCGTTGGGCAGCCGTCCGGCCAAGCGCCGCGCGGGCGGGATCGAAAGCCTGCGGGCGATCCCGTGGATCTTCGGCTGGACCCAGACACGCCTGATGCTGCCGGCCTGGCTCGGCTGGGAAGCCGCCCTGAGCAAGGCGCTGGAGCGCGGCGAAGGCGAGCTGCTGGGACAGATGCGCGAGCAGTGGCCGTTCTTCCGCACCCGCATCGATATGCTGGAAATGGTCCTGGCCAAGGCCGATAGCGATATCGCCCGGTCCTACGATGAGCGTCTGGTCGAGCCGGATCTGCTGCCTTTGGGTGCGCATTTACGCGACCTATTGTCGCAGGCGTGCTCAGTGGTCCTGGGGCTGACCGGTCAGTCTCAGCTGCTGGCACATAGCCCAGCCACCCTCGAATTCATCCGCTTGCGCAACACTTACCTCGATCCGCTTCATCTATTGCAGGCCGAATTATTGGCCCGCTCCAGGCAACAGGAAGTGGCGCAGGACAGCCCGGTAGAACAGGCGCTGCTGGTGTCTGTGGCGGGGATTGCCGCCGGATTGCGCAATACCGGCTAA